The sequence below is a genomic window from Gammaproteobacteria bacterium.
GTAGGAAAGATTCCGGTGTTATCAAGTGTGAGATTGTAGAACGCATCCCCACCAGAGGTTACATTTTGATATGTCGTTCCATTAAAATTAACAAGAGACGTACCCGCAGTAAACAGGCTGTTGTTGGTCCAGTTTCGACCAATATTGAGCATCGAATTACCCGCATCCAGTTCATTAGAACCGGTGTCTGGGGAAACGATACTCACATCGTTGTGAATAGTAAGTATCGAATCATCGAGAATTAATCTACCTTTTCGGTTACTGGTGCTACCAATCAATAGACTATTGCAGGTAATGTTATTGCCGGCGGTATTGAGAGTGGTAATTTTACCGTTTCCATTTCCGTAAATGGTTAATCCATCGCAGGTAATATCGCCTAATAAAGTAAAGGTACTGTTGTTTGCAGTGCTGTTTTCAGCTAACCAAATGCTAGGATAGTCCGCGACAGTAATATTCACTTGTCCACCTGCGGGAGGGCTGTATTTAAAAAAATTATTCGCTAAGGTGGCGCCCGCCGTCACAAATGCTGTCCCACTTTTATTGAGCACCACTGTGCTGCCATCAAGTGTTCCAGTTCCTAATGTAAGCAGTCCTTTTACCACAACCCCTAATGTTGGATTAATGGTGGTGGTTTGCCCTGCTGCGGCCATATTGACATTATAAAAAGATTTACTCCACCAAGGGCTGGTAAGATTTCGGATCGTACCTGTGCCAGTAAAATTAACGGTGCTGGTGTCTCGATTAAAGGTACCATTGGTAAAATCCCAATCGCCACTGACATTGATGGTATTGTTCCCCATGCCAAATATGCCGTTGGTGTCAACATGATGAGTGTTAATATCTCCCCCAGGGGCATAGCTATTATTGCTTTTAATATAGAGGGTGGGGGTTGGAACGCTTCCCGTACTATCAACCGTTAAGGTTCTATTATCATCGACATCAAAAAAGATATATGGATTGCCGCTCACGCTGTTGTCGTATAGACGCAGATCAAAGTTACTGATGCCTGAGTTATTATCACTACCAAGGGTTAAGTGGGTTTCAATCAGTTCTACACCTGTAATATCTGCGGTACCAGTGTAGCGAAATACGGCAACTGCTTTTTGATTGTCAGCAACTCCTTCAATAAATACAGAGACAAAAATATCAATGCCAGTCAGGGCAGGTAGACCAGTAACTGTCCAAGTTCCTGTCACAGTCGTGCTGGGTGTAAAGACTACCCCAGGTGCATTGGTTGCAACTCGAATGGTACCTGCACTGGCACAATCCGTCACTTTATCCGCCTGTTTACAGGTGCCAGAGATGGTTAAGGCACTGGCTTGAGTGCTGAATAAGATTAACCATAAAACGAATATAAACAATAAATATAAAGGGTATGTTTGAGAAGTGGGCACTGTAAATTATTTCAGTTGATTGAATTTGGCTTTAGAGCAAATCAGATTGATACCCGAAGATTTGATCAAGAGTATTTTCCAGACTTTCTAAATCTTCCACATTGCTTAGGGTTTTTAAACGTGTACCTTCACCATTGAACAATACCAATGTAGCATTACCAGCCATATTTTTGCGTGAAAACTCCGCTCCTTTTTGGGTGCCAATTTCAGCAATGCGAAACTCAATACGATCTTTATAAAGATCTCTAATGATATCGACCTGATTCATCAGGTTAAGACTGCGAACGCCTTCTTTATTATGCACCAGCACAACGATATTTTTTCCACTGCCAATAACGGAAAGATCTTCGCTATAGCCGGTGGGCAGAATTTTGATACTAAATGCCACACCAACAATGATAATCAGAAGAATAAATGACCACTGTACCCAGCGATTTTTGACCATATTTATATTGCTCATCTCTTCCTTCCAAACAGTAAATAGTTTTTGAAGATAGCATTATAAATCGACAAGGCACAAGTTAATCACTTCCTCAAAAAAATCAGGTCACCCGTTAGCCCGCCTCGGTCAATAACGCAAACAAACCCCTTCGACCTGTGTAGATCCAAAAGCAAATACAAACACTCCTGCAACAGATGCTCGTGACACAAAAAAATTCAGCATTATACGGATTTTGGCTCATGAGTTAGGGGACTTAACAGGCACGTTTGATAATGGCTCAAATAATGTGAATCAATGAAAAAATCTAATTATGTTTCCACTCGAAGGGTACAACAGGACTAGATATTAATCTTATAGCAATGATTGCCTCATTATGAGGCAATGCTTATTATTCGTTTCGCCAATTTCAATGGCAGCATGTGAAACACAAAAATTTTAGGCATTTCTGGCAACACAACGTGGAGAAGTTATGATGGCACTTCTTCCTACATGCTCACCTGTAGAATATAGTGATGATTTGTATTATATTACGCTGCTGAAGTGGAATGTTTAAGTTTTGATTGATAAAGTCGGTAAACGGATATATACCACTACATTGTTGACTGTATTCATATTGGTGCTTAATCTTTGAAAAATAAACAAACTCAACAAAATCATGACCTGGCATATTATGCAGGTATGGTCTACCGTCAAAAGGCGTGGTTTCTTGGAGTTATGGTACTGACCATGCTTTTAGGAAGTCTTATAATATTTTTAATCCCAAAGGTATACTCTTCTCAGGCCAGCATTTTAATTGAGCAGGAAACTCTGTATATATCGAGTGAGAGTCGTGATAATGATCTCGATTTGACTCATCGAGTACAAGCTATTTTCAAAACACTTCTAACAAATGATAGTGTTGAGAGTATTTTAAGAAAGTTCAAAATACTTGAAGATGATGTATCGAAAGCTGGTTTGCAAAGTGCACTTAATGGTTTCAAAGAATCAGTCAGTTTAAATTTTGAAAATGCGATGGTCGTTAATCCTTACACTGGCAGAGAAGGAATGGCTTCGCTTGGCTTTACAATTCAGTATGAAGCTGGTTCACCCGAACTGACATACGAGATCACCAAGGAACTCACAAATTTACTGTTTTCAGGAAATAGAGACAAAGTCAATAAAAAGATAGTAGAGCAGCTTGAATTTCTTAATATGGCAAAGAAAACGGCTTTATTAGAAATAGTGCAGGTTGAAAATGAATTATCTCAATATAAGGAAGCGAATAGCTTATTACTTCCTGTAGTTCAGAGTATTACAATTAAACGGCTGGATGACCTTAAGTCTGAGCTCGGTGAAGTCGAAAGTAAAATAGATCTGTTAAGAAGTAATGCGGATGAACTTCAGGCAAATATTGTAACAACTCGGTCTGATGAAGGGCTTTACTCCCCAGATGGCACAAGAATAGTAGGTAAATTTGAAAAGCTCATAATACTGGAGTTAGAGTACGAAGATCTATTATCCAAATATACTCAAAATCACCCTGTTATGATTGATATGAAAGAGGATATAGAGACTTTAAAAGAGCGTATAAAGAACTCAGAAACAAAGCAAAACTCAGGGTTTGGGCCTGCGAATCCTGTTCGAGAATTATTGCTTTCACGGCTGGATGGTACAAATAATGAAATAAAATATAAAATAGAGAGAATCACAAAGATTAAAGAAGAGATTAGAGCAGCTAATAGGCAATTGCAGAAAATGCCACAAATTGAAAAAGAGTTGCAGATTTTAGAGCTGAAGCAACGGGGTGTGGTTAAAAAGTATGAAGAGATCCAGACAAAATTGGCGAGCGCAACCTTACACGAAGGTATGGGTCGTGCAAATCTTCTGGATAACTTTACTCTGCTTGAATCTCCTCAGTACCCCTTGGAGCCGATCAAACCCAGAAAAAAAATACTTTTAGCCGTTCTGCTCATGCTCTCAATTTTTCTTGGAATACTGGTTGCTTTGTTAAAGGGTATGTTTAGCGACAGAATAGTCAGTAAAAAAGATTTATCTAAATATGTAGATGCATCTATTTATATGATACCTGTGACCAAACAAAAAAATTGGCCACGAAAGGTGTTAGAAAGACAGCCATGACAGACCTAAAAAAAATATCTGATGAAAATAATATGCAAATTGAATCTAGCAACAACACATCCATAGATCAGTTAATAGGTGGGTTAATAGATGAAGGAATAGATGAAACTAAAGATATTGAACTTGTAACCACCAAAAAATTGCAAGTCAACAGGGCTTTGTTGAAAAAAAATAATATATATATTGATTCTGAAAATG
It includes:
- a CDS encoding Wzz/FepE/Etk N-terminal domain-containing protein; amino-acid sequence: MKNKQTQQNHDLAYYAGMVYRQKAWFLGVMVLTMLLGSLIIFLIPKVYSSQASILIEQETLYISSESRDNDLDLTHRVQAIFKTLLTNDSVESILRKFKILEDDVSKAGLQSALNGFKESVSLNFENAMVVNPYTGREGMASLGFTIQYEAGSPELTYEITKELTNLLFSGNRDKVNKKIVEQLEFLNMAKKTALLEIVQVENELSQYKEANSLLLPVVQSITIKRLDDLKSELGEVESKIDLLRSNADELQANIVTTRSDEGLYSPDGTRIVGKFEKLIILELEYEDLLSKYTQNHPVMIDMKEDIETLKERIKNSETKQNSGFGPANPVRELLLSRLDGTNNEIKYKIERITKIKEEIRAANRQLQKMPQIEKELQILELKQRGVVKKYEEIQTKLASATLHEGMGRANLLDNFTLLESPQYPLEPIKPRKKILLAVLLMLSIFLGILVALLKGMFSDRIVSKKDLSKYVDASIYMIPVTKQKNWPRKVLERQP